One Comamonas endophytica DNA window includes the following coding sequences:
- a CDS encoding ABC transporter ATP-binding protein produces the protein MIHIEHVSKHYTTRHGSVTVLNDVNLAIHPGEKVGILGRNGAGKSTIIRLISGAERPSSGVIRREMSVSWPLAFGGAFQGTLTGLDNLRFICRVYGKSTEDRIAYVQEFSELGRYLHEPVKTYSAGMRARLAFAISMVVEFDCFLIDEIVAVGDSRFHEKCRVELFEKRRDRAMIIVSHDPGYVREHCDRAAVLIKGELTAFDHVDDAFAFYQDHAAE, from the coding sequence ATGATCCATATAGAACATGTGAGCAAACACTATACGACGCGCCATGGCAGCGTCACAGTGCTGAACGACGTAAACCTAGCCATTCATCCGGGAGAAAAGGTTGGTATTCTGGGCCGCAATGGTGCGGGCAAATCAACCATCATTCGTCTCATCAGCGGTGCAGAGCGCCCCAGCTCAGGTGTTATCCGGCGCGAGATGAGTGTTTCCTGGCCCTTAGCTTTTGGCGGCGCCTTCCAAGGAACGCTCACAGGGTTAGACAATCTGCGTTTCATCTGCCGCGTATATGGCAAGAGTACGGAGGACAGGATCGCCTATGTTCAAGAATTCTCTGAACTGGGCCGCTATCTGCATGAGCCCGTCAAGACCTACTCAGCAGGGATGCGCGCGCGACTGGCTTTTGCAATCAGCATGGTGGTCGAATTTGACTGCTTTCTGATTGACGAAATCGTCGCTGTCGGCGACAGCCGCTTCCACGAAAAGTGTCGTGTCGAGCTGTTTGAAAAACGAAGGGACAGAGCGATGATCATCGTTTCTCATGATCCTGGCTATGTACGTGAGCATTGTGATCGCGCAGCCGTTCTAATCAAGGGAGAACTTACTGCGTTTGACCACGTGGATGATGCATTTGCGTTTTACCAAGACCACGCTGCTGAATAA
- a CDS encoding ABC transporter permease: protein MREVLTRFGRHNIGFLWLFVEPMLFTLGVTILWSVAGAAHGSDLPITAFALTGYSSVLLWRNMPGRCIGAIEPNLALMYHRHVKVIDIFAARLLLEAAGATISFMVLSLIFSVIGWISPPEDIGKVLFAWFMLAWFGFSLAILMGAWSEQSEIVDKLWHPFSYLLFPLSGAAFMVDALPTTAQEFLLLLPMVHGIELLREGYFGSTFKAHYDIGYMAVCCAALNLIGFAKMRQISRTVMPE from the coding sequence ATGCGTGAGGTGCTCACTCGTTTCGGACGCCACAACATTGGCTTCTTATGGCTGTTTGTTGAGCCCATGCTTTTTACACTGGGCGTGACCATACTATGGTCTGTGGCAGGGGCTGCTCATGGTTCGGATTTGCCAATCACAGCCTTTGCTCTCACAGGTTATTCAAGCGTATTGCTTTGGCGAAATATGCCTGGTCGCTGCATCGGTGCTATAGAGCCTAACTTGGCTTTGATGTATCACCGCCATGTCAAGGTGATAGATATTTTCGCCGCGCGCCTGCTCTTAGAGGCTGCAGGCGCCACCATTTCATTTATGGTCCTAAGCCTGATCTTTTCTGTCATTGGCTGGATCAGCCCACCTGAAGACATTGGTAAGGTACTATTTGCTTGGTTCATGCTTGCTTGGTTCGGCTTTTCGCTGGCTATATTGATGGGGGCTTGGAGCGAACAATCAGAGATTGTCGACAAGCTCTGGCATCCTTTTTCCTACTTGCTATTTCCACTTTCAGGTGCTGCATTCATGGTGGATGCCTTGCCTACAACAGCGCAAGAATTTCTACTGCTATTGCCAATGGTGCACGGTATTGAGCTATTGCGCGAAGGATATTTCGGATCGACTTTCAAAGCCCACTATGACATAGGCTATATGGCAGTATGCTGTGCTGCTTTGAATCTAATCGGCTTTGCAAAAATGCGTCAAATCAGCCGCACGGTGATGCCCGAATGA